The Streptomyces sp. NBC_00335 DNA window GAGCCCGGGGACGATCGTCAGCTGGAGGGTGCCGACGACGCGGCCCGCGCGGACGGCGACGACCACGTGCTGGTGGGGGTCCTCCAAGAGCCGCTTGAGGGCTGCCGCGTAGGGGGTGAGATCGTCCGTGGATTCCCGGGTGGCGCCGAGCGGGTCGTCCGCGAGCATCGCGACGATCGCGGGCAGATCCCCCTCGGTGGCGGGACGGATGATCAGACCGGAGTTGGTGTCGGTCATGGTCGGGTGCTCCTCGCTCAGCCTGCCGCCACGGTGAGCGGGGCCCACCGACGGGTCCAGTCACCGGGCAGCCCGGGGATGTCACGGGTCATGACGGTGTTGAAGGCAACGGAGCCGAGACCGCGTTCCTTGAGCCAGCCGATCAGCTCTTCGTGGCGTACGTCGACATCGGTACGCAGGTGCCGGTCCGTGGACGTCGCGAGGGCGGTGACGAGGGCCTGGGCCGTCCCGGTGTCACGGGCCACCAGGGGCCCGATGACGTGGGTGTCCATGTTCGGCCAGATCGCTCCGTAGCCGATCAGCTCGCCGGACGGGTCCTCGGCGACGAGCAGCCGGTCCGTGAAGGCCGGCAGCCGGGTGACCAGGTGGGTGCGGTCGGTGCCGAAGACCTCGGCGTCCAGCAGGAGGATCCGCGAGATGTCCTCGGCGCCTGCGGGCCGTACACGGATGGTGTCCCGCACGGGACCGGTGGCGTCCGGGCTGAAGGAGCCCCGCAGCATCTCGGCGCGGCCGGTGGTCTCGAAGCCGAGCTCCTCGTAGAGGGGGCGGCCGTACGGGGTGGAGTGCAGGGTGAGCGGAACGCCCTTGAGGACCTCGTCGCAGACGTACGTCATCAGGCGCCGGCCCAGACCCTGGCGGGCGAAGCGTTCGGCGACCAGGACCATGCCGATGGCCGCGAGTTCGGGATCGGCCAGCGGAGGTCCGTACCGGGTGACCACGCAGGCCGTGGCCAGTCCCTGTCCGTCGGGAGCATCGATGCCGTAACCCTGTCCGGCGGCGAGCAGCAGCCCCCACTTGTGGTCCTCGCGGGGCCAGCCGCGGTCTTCGGAAAGATCGGCGCAGTGGCGGAGATCGTCCACGGTCAGTGCGCGGATCGGGAGGGAGGAGAGGTGTGGTGGTGTCACGGCCCCAGACTGGTTCATCGACGGTGACCCGGTCCAGGGGATTTGGGGTGGATGTTTCACGTGAAACATCCACGCGAGGTCCGGTGGGCGACATCCACTGTTTCACGTGAAACGAACGTACTAGCCTGGCCGGTCATGACCCTCCTCCACCTGTTCGACCTCGACGGGACGCTGATGTACGGCTCGGCCTCGCCGGTCGAGATCTCACGGCAGCTCGGGCTGTCCGACGAGATCGCCGAGCTGGAGCGCGCCTTCGTCGCACGGGAGCTCCAGCCGCACCAGTTCGCGCTGGCGGTGCAGAAGCTCTGGACGGAGCTGACTCCGGCGCACGTCCGGGCGGCTTTCGACGGGGCCCCCTGGCTGTCGGGCATCCGGGAGGTCTGGCAGGAGATCCGGGGGCGCGGGGACTACTGCGCGGTCATCTCGCTGTCGCCGTCGTTCTTCGTGGAGCTGCTGCTGGAGTGGGGCGCGCACGCCGCGCACGGCTCGGTCTTCCCGGAAGTGCCCTTCACCCGGCCGGTGGACGTGGCCGGGATCCTGACGCCGGAGGGCAAGGTGACGGTCGCCGACCGGCTGTGCGCGCGGTTCGGTGTGACCCGGGCCGACTGTGTCGCGTACGGGGACTCCAGTACCGACGTGGCGCTCTTTGCGGCGGTCCCGGTCTCGGTCGCGGTGAACGCCCGGCCCTACCTGGTGGAGCGTGCGACGCACGTCTATGAGGGCCGGGACCTGCGCGAGGCATACCAGCTGACAGGGGTGGCGCGCACGGGAGTTGAGGCATCTTAAGGGGAAAGTGGGTTCGAAACGCGGAATTCCCGCATTTCCCCGCAAGCTCTGGGGCGGACTGGCACGCTGTGAAACCCGGAACCACGGATTCGAAGGCCGTGGGGCGTGCAGACCTACCGAGATGCTCGAAGCGAGGCACCGCATGGACGCTCCGCCCACCAGATCGGCAAGACGGGGGTCAACCCGGATACCGTCCGGGGACGGGGCGCCCGAGCCCTCCCCCGAACCCTCCCCCGATGCCGTGCTCATCCGCCGGACCCTCGCGGAGATCGGACCCGTCGCCGACAAGGTGACCTCCTACTTCTACGCCGTCGTCTTCACGGGATACCCGGACCTCCGAGGGCTGTTCCCCGCGGCGATGGACGTGCAGCGGGACCGGCTGCTGAAGGCGCTGCTGACGGCCGCCGAGCACATCGACAACCCCGAGGTGCTCACCGCCTACCTGCGCCGGCTGGGCACGGGGCACCGCAAGTACGGAACCCTGCCCGAGCACTATCCGCCGGTGGGAGAGGCCCTGATCGGGGCGCTGGCCAAGTACGCGGAGGCCACCTGGGGGCCGGAGACCGAGGCGGCCTGGGCGCGGGCGTACACCGCGATCTCCCAGATCATGATCGACGCGGCGGCCGAGGACGTGCCCAAGGCGCCGCCGTGGTGGCACGCGGAGGTGGTCTCGCACGATCTGCGCACCTCCGACATCGCGGTGCTCACCGTCCGCCCCGACCAGCCCTACCCCTTCCTCGCGGGCCAGTACACGACCCTGGAGACCCCGTGGTGGCCGCGGATCTGGCGGCACTATTCCTTCGCCTCGGCGCCCCGCGCGGACGGGCTGCTGTCCTTCCACGTCAAGGCCGTTCCGGCGGGTTGGGTCTCCAATGCGCTCGTCCGGCACGCCCGCCCCGGCGACGTGCTGCGCCTCGGGCCCCCGGCGGGATCGATGGTGGTGGACCACAGCACCGACAACGGAATGCTGTGCCTGGGCGGCGGCACGGGCATCGCCCCGATCAAAGCGCTGATCGAAGACGTGGCAGAGCACGGAGAGCGGCGTCCGGTGGAGGTGTTCTTCGGGGCGCGCAGCGACGACGACCTGTACGACAAGGACACGCTGCTGGGGCTGCAGCGCTCGCATCCCTGGCTGTCGGTGCGCCCCGTGGTCTGCGACGAGGGCCTCGCCGGGCAGCTGCCGCAGGCCGTCGGTACCCACGGGCCCTGGAGCTCGTACGACGCGTTCGTCTCGGGACCGGCCGCGATGATCCGCAGCGGGGTGGACGCGCTGAAGAGGATCGGGATCCCCGGTGAGCGGATCCGGCACGACGAGGTGGAGGAACTGGCGGGCGTCGCCGGCTGAATCCGACGGCGGCGCCCGCGTGCGGTGGGTCAGCCCAGGTCGGGGGCGTGCATCGCGCGCACGCCCTCGATGTTGCCGTCGAGGTAGTGGCGCAGGGACAGCGGGACGAGATGCACCGCGGCGATGCCGACGCGGCTGAAGGGCACGCGGACGATCTCGTACTCGCCCTCCGGCTCGTCGATCTCGGGGCCGTGCCGCTGACTGGGGTCCATGGATTCGAGATGGCAGACGAAGAAGTGCTGCACCTTGACGCCGGTCACTCCCCCATCGGCGATGTGCTCGACGGTGTCGACGAAGCAGGGCACGACATCGGTGATCTTCGCGCCGAGCTCCTCGTGGAGTTCTCGGTGGAGGGCGTCGACGACGGTCAGGTCCGAGGGCTCCACGCCCCCGCCGGGGGTGAGCCAGTAGGAGTCGACGCCGGGTTTGGTCCGCTTGATGAGGATCAGGTCGTCACCGTCGAGCAGGATCGCGCGGGCGGTGCGTTTGACCACTGGACGTTCGGTCATGGGAGAAGAGTGGCCCAGACTTCCGCTTCTGAAACGCGTGCCGGTGAAACCCGCCGGGCGGGGCTCCGGGCGGTCCGAGCCGCTGGACGGCGTGCTCGGACCGCCTTCCGGCAGGTGGTCAGCTCTTCGAGGCCGCCAGGTCGAGTGCCCGCAGCACGTCCGTGACCAGGTCCTCGGTGTCCTCGGCCCCCGCGGAGAAGCGGATGAAGCCCTCCGGAACGTTGTCGCCGCCCCACCGTCGGCGGCGCTCGGCGGTGGAGCGCACCCCGCCGAAACTGGTGGCGTCCTCGACGAGCCGCAGGGCGGCCATGAACCGTTCCGCGTGCGTGCGGTCGGGCAGGGTGAAGGAGACCACGGAGCCGAAGCCCCGCATCTGCCGTGCGGCCGTCTTGTGAGACGGGTCCGCCGGCAGGCCCGGGTACCGCAACCCGGTCACGTCGGCGCGGTCGGCGAGGGCCTCGGCGACGGCGAGGGCGTTGGCCCACTGGCGCTGGGCGCGCAGCTGGATGGTGGACAGGGACCGGTGGGCGAGCCAGGCCTCCATGGGGCCGGGGATCGCGCCGACCACCTTGCGCCAGCGGCGGATGCCCGCGGCGAGCTCGGCATTGCGGCAGACGACGTAGCCGAGCAGCAGGTCGCCGTGGCCGGTCAGGCCCTTGGTGCCGCTGGCCACCGAGAAGTCGGCGCCCAGTTCGAGGGGGCGCTGTCCGAGCGGGGTGGCGAGGGTGTTGTCGACGGCGACGAGGGTCCCGCCGGCGTGCGCCGCGTCCACGAGGCGTCGTACGTCGCAGACGTCGAGCCCCGGGTTGGACGGGGTCTCCAGCCACAGCAGCCGGGCTCCGTCGAGCACCGTGAGCTGGGCGTCCTCGCCGGTGGGGGCGGTGCGCACGTGGACCCCGTACGCCTCCAGCTGTTCCCGTACGAGGGGCAGCACCTGGTAGC harbors:
- a CDS encoding NUDIX domain-containing protein, with the translated sequence MTERPVVKRTARAILLDGDDLILIKRTKPGVDSYWLTPGGGVEPSDLTVVDALHRELHEELGAKITDVVPCFVDTVEHIADGGVTGVKVQHFFVCHLESMDPSQRHGPEIDEPEGEYEIVRVPFSRVGIAAVHLVPLSLRHYLDGNIEGVRAMHAPDLG
- a CDS encoding GNAT family N-acetyltransferase, whose amino-acid sequence is MTDTNSGLIIRPATEGDLPAIVAMLADDPLGATRESTDDLTPYAAALKRLLEDPHQHVVVAVRAGRVVGTLQLTIVPGLSRKGSTRSIIEGVRIHAEERGSGLGTRFIEWAIEQSRAENCQLVQLTSDVTRTDAHRFYERLGFTASHVGFKLQL
- a CDS encoding HAD family hydrolase; the encoded protein is MTLLHLFDLDGTLMYGSASPVEISRQLGLSDEIAELERAFVARELQPHQFALAVQKLWTELTPAHVRAAFDGAPWLSGIREVWQEIRGRGDYCAVISLSPSFFVELLLEWGAHAAHGSVFPEVPFTRPVDVAGILTPEGKVTVADRLCARFGVTRADCVAYGDSSTDVALFAAVPVSVAVNARPYLVERATHVYEGRDLREAYQLTGVARTGVEAS
- a CDS encoding globin domain-containing protein, whose protein sequence is MPAFPRKLWGGLARCETRNHGFEGRGACRPTEMLEARHRMDAPPTRSARRGSTRIPSGDGAPEPSPEPSPDAVLIRRTLAEIGPVADKVTSYFYAVVFTGYPDLRGLFPAAMDVQRDRLLKALLTAAEHIDNPEVLTAYLRRLGTGHRKYGTLPEHYPPVGEALIGALAKYAEATWGPETEAAWARAYTAISQIMIDAAAEDVPKAPPWWHAEVVSHDLRTSDIAVLTVRPDQPYPFLAGQYTTLETPWWPRIWRHYSFASAPRADGLLSFHVKAVPAGWVSNALVRHARPGDVLRLGPPAGSMVVDHSTDNGMLCLGGGTGIAPIKALIEDVAEHGERRPVEVFFGARSDDDLYDKDTLLGLQRSHPWLSVRPVVCDEGLAGQLPQAVGTHGPWSSYDAFVSGPAAMIRSGVDALKRIGIPGERIRHDEVEELAGVAG
- a CDS encoding cystathionine gamma-lyase, encoding MNAPDAVPAPSERLGDGTVAVRAGLPEPVKNEPPLPGPVFAAHFHLPGDVEGPYAYGRDTNPTWTLLERAIGELEAPGLDGVDTVVFASGMAAVSAVLLSQARAGDTVVLPDDGYQVLPLVREQLEAYGVHVRTAPTGEDAQLTVLDGARLLWLETPSNPGLDVCDVRRLVDAAHAGGTLVAVDNTLATPLGQRPLELGADFSVASGTKGLTGHGDLLLGYVVCRNAELAAGIRRWRKVVGAIPGPMEAWLAHRSLSTIQLRAQRQWANALAVAEALADRADVTGLRYPGLPADPSHKTAARQMRGFGSVVSFTLPDRTHAERFMAALRLVEDATSFGGVRSTAERRRRWGGDNVPEGFIRFSAGAEDTEDLVTDVLRALDLAASKS
- a CDS encoding GNAT family N-acetyltransferase, whose translation is MTPPHLSSLPIRALTVDDLRHCADLSEDRGWPREDHKWGLLLAAGQGYGIDAPDGQGLATACVVTRYGPPLADPELAAIGMVLVAERFARQGLGRRLMTYVCDEVLKGVPLTLHSTPYGRPLYEELGFETTGRAEMLRGSFSPDATGPVRDTIRVRPAGAEDISRILLLDAEVFGTDRTHLVTRLPAFTDRLLVAEDPSGELIGYGAIWPNMDTHVIGPLVARDTGTAQALVTALATSTDRHLRTDVDVRHEELIGWLKERGLGSVAFNTVMTRDIPGLPGDWTRRWAPLTVAAG